The Bremerella cremea genomic sequence TAGATGTCGATGTTGTTCCAGTGCGACAACTTCGACGAAGCATGCACTTCACGTTCAAACCGAGCCAGTACATTGGAATCGCCTGCTTTTTCGGGGCGAATGATTTTGATCGCGCAAGGACGCTTCATCAAATAGTGATGCGCGAGATAAACTTCGCCCATGCCGCCAGCCCCAAGACTACGGCTGAGTCGGTATTGGCCGAGTTGCTTCGCGTGAAAAGCTTCTGTCCGTAAGACGTTAATCGTGTAGACCCCAAACACGGCGACACCGCCACAAAGGATCATCTTCATCGCGATTTCGGCCATCATTTCGGGGCTGCCGTACATCACCGCAGCACAGGCCCCGTCGGTTGCCCAAGCATACGCCAACAAGGCAATCGGCGCCATCACCATGGCTCCGATCACCATCGCAGCGCGTTGCCACTTGTTGGGAATAAAGAGAGCGTAGATGAAGATCAACAACAACCAACCAGGGGCCGGGTTTTGTAGCATCTGATGCCGTACCGCACAAATCTGCATGGTGTGATACTGCAATAACAACAAAAACAATGCCGGCAAACCAAACGTCACCAACTCTTGCATTTGCAAAAGTCCGCGTCGCATATCACACTTCGGGCAAAGCAAGTAGGCACTGCCACCCAAAATCACTAATATCCCGGCGTGCAGACTAATCAAAAACGAACCTTCTCGCCCGACGTCATCCCCTGCGAAGTGATCGTACAAGTGCCACACAAAATAGACGGCAAAGATACCGAACATTACCAGTGTGGCGACCCGCAAGCGAAAGCGAAGCAAGGATTGCGTTACCCGCGAGAAGTGCGGACTGGAAGACCCTTCAACCAACGCAATGTGAGGCGAAGAAGATTGGGTGGCGGTTACCCCGCCTCCCGTCGATGCGGCTCCGCTTGGCGCAACAATCGTCTCCTCGAAATGCCGATCCATCGAATTTGGGGGAGTGTCACTGGCCATAAAGCTGCTTAGAAAATCACGCGCGAAGTGAGCGGAGTATTCCTTGTTGTTTTTATATTAACGTGTTCGTAAGCAAGAGGCGAATCTTTCCCATCCTCGGCTTAAAACCTCTTACCTGGCAATAGGGCCGAAAAACTACCCTTCACACCGACTACAAAAGATTCTCTCCCGTAAGCACCCACCTATCAAGCATTATCCTGCCGCTAAAAAGATGCCTGGCAAGTTGTCACCAAGAAGACTCCTCTCTTATAGTACTGTTTACCCAGAAAGACACGCCCCAGCTTCAAAATGTTCTGGAAAGCCGCAGTTATCCAACAAATAAGTAGAACGCTTTTGGTACTCTTGGGGAGTAGGCAATCGTATGCAGCCGCTTGTCCCCGAAGTCGTTTGGCAGAATATTAAACTGGGCAAGATTACTTGCCATAACGATTGAAAGTGGCAGGATTACTTCTGACTCACGAAAGCAGATGAGTGAACCTCCTGTAAATCCGTTTGCTTCTCCGGAGGCTCGTGTCGTCGCGGCCCTGGTTAGCCAGCGGATGTCGTTGGCCTGCCTGATTCCCCTTTGGATGTGGCTTCCATTATCAATAGCAGCCGCTTATTTCGGAACGCCGGCCGATCCGATTTCAGAACTGATAGCCATGGGGATCAATCTACTTTGGCTATGGATTGGCACGGCAATCGGCGCCTTAAGTTACTGGCCACTTCGTTTCGCTACGGTTCTGGGCCTAGGACTTCCCCTTGGGGTTCTGACCTTTTTACTGGGGCCCTATTATTTGCCAGCAGGCGCAGTGATCTATATTCTGGCCAACCTTTGCCTGGGCGCGTTAAGCTGGCGGAGCATTCCCCAGGGACGCTTGACCATTTTGGGCGGGCTTAGCCTTGGTTACGTTGTGGGATCCATCCTATGTCTGGTTGGATCCCTTCCATTGGGAATCGCCGGATCTTTAGCGGGGTACCTTGCCGCTCAGAAGTCGTTACCCCGCGAAGAAGTATAGCCAGTGATTAGGCAGCTCGTCGCATCGGAGCAGCCGGGGCCATGGCTTCGATTTGAGCCATGGTGTACCGCCCAAAGCTTAAATTGCCCTTAGCATCGGGCACTTCCCACAGCACCAAGCTCTTTTCGTTCAGCATCCGAGGTATCCACGTAATGGCCTGGCGAACGCTGTCGGCGTCTTGATCTGCCGAGATGATCAGCAGTTGCACATCCCGAAAAACGTTGGCCACTCGCGGCAGCGCCATGGCAGCATCGCCTGGCACCAGTTGAACTTTTGCGCCGCTAGCGTTGAGGGTCTTGTGGGCGGCTTTCAAAGGCATGCCGTCTCCTTTAGGCCGACCTTCGAACATATCGATCCCTAGGAACTCGATACGCTGATCTTCAGCGTAAAGCTGGCTGAACTGGATGATCTCTTGGGCGCGTTTGACGCTGCCCAAACCGATCTCGGCAATCTTAACGACCGGAGCATGTTGGCGAATCCAAGAATAGATTTCGCGCTGGTGAACCGGCTTCGAAAACCACGACTTCAGCAAATATTGCAGAACACGACCGGCAGCCAATTTTGATTCCCTTCAAAACGACGACCCAGAATGGATGGTATAGATACCCACGTCTCTTCGGCAGAAAACACCACTCGCCCGTAGTTTTTCCCCACTTCTCATAAAAGCTCTTGCCTGCTCGCATCAAACTTTCAGCAGTTTACCTAACCGGCCCTCCAGCAATTGGCTGAGAGCAGAAAAGTGCTGGCGAGTTCACCAAAATAGCGCAACCCCCAAACGGATGTATTGCAACCGTCATGGTAGGGAATTCGTTCGCCAGGGTATCGCACATATCGTGGAATTGATAAGCTTCGAGGACCCCGAATGTTGCGCAATGCGCCCTGGGTGGCCTGTTTCCATTCTTCGCTGGACGTAGGCCGGATCCCCCTAGTCAATAATTAAAGTGAAGAGTTTCGTTTGTGAAATACGCATCGATCGGTCCCATCTCTACCTATCTACCGGAAAGGATTGAGACCAACCAA encodes the following:
- a CDS encoding serine/threonine protein kinase: MASDTPPNSMDRHFEETIVAPSGAASTGGGVTATQSSSPHIALVEGSSSPHFSRVTQSLLRFRLRVATLVMFGIFAVYFVWHLYDHFAGDDVGREGSFLISLHAGILVILGGSAYLLCPKCDMRRGLLQMQELVTFGLPALFLLLLQYHTMQICAVRHQMLQNPAPGWLLLIFIYALFIPNKWQRAAMVIGAMVMAPIALLAYAWATDGACAAVMYGSPEMMAEIAMKMILCGGVAVFGVYTINVLRTEAFHAKQLGQYRLSRSLGAGGMGEVYLAHHYLMKRPCAIKIIRPEKAGDSNVLARFEREVHASSKLSHWNNIDIYDYGRTEDGTFYYVMEYLPGLNVSDLVHRFGPLPPGRVIHLLRQICDALNEAHSQGMIHRDIKPANVFAAKRGGYFDVAKLLDFGLAKPIASTEDSNLTQEGMITGSPLFMSPEQASGESEPDNRSDIYSVGVLAYFMLTGHAPFEYERPIKVIIAHAHEPVVPPSQLVSTIPEDLEAIVLRCLEKDPNKRFQAILDMADDLEKCEAYGTWHQKDAVRWWTENETIAECPQPDPVEETLPVGIRT